One genomic segment of Micromonospora sp. WMMC415 includes these proteins:
- a CDS encoding MarR family winged helix-turn-helix transcriptional regulator, with the protein MEPPPSTTGGAPRGPYGEAPSTSETARALREVIRAAGDTRGALARRLGIGATDAAAIDHLVSSPDALGPVELGNRLGIRSASATTLVDRLVRAGHVERTPHPQDRRRLALQVTDQAYDEVLAALRPMLAGIEQAVARLTPEQAAATSAFLREVAAVMREYVDTAPDDPGRRSTAD; encoded by the coding sequence ATGGAACCTCCTCCGTCAACCACCGGCGGCGCGCCCCGCGGACCGTACGGCGAGGCCCCCTCGACGAGCGAGACCGCCCGGGCGCTGCGCGAGGTGATCCGGGCCGCCGGTGACACCCGGGGCGCCCTGGCCCGCCGCCTCGGGATCGGGGCGACCGACGCCGCCGCCATCGACCACCTCGTCTCCAGCCCGGACGCCCTCGGCCCGGTGGAACTGGGCAACCGGCTCGGAATCCGCTCGGCCTCGGCCACCACCCTGGTCGACCGGTTGGTGCGGGCCGGCCACGTCGAGCGCACGCCGCACCCGCAGGACCGGCGCCGGCTGGCGCTCCAGGTCACCGACCAGGCGTACGACGAGGTGCTGGCGGCACTACGGCCGATGCTGGCCGGAATCGAGCAGGCGGTCGCCCGGCTCACACCCGAGCAGGCGGCGGCGACGAGCGCCTTCCTGCGGGAGGTGGCGGCCGTGATGCGGGAGTACGTCGACACCGCCCCCGACGACCCGGGCAGGCGGTCGACGGCGGACTGA
- a CDS encoding ABC transporter ATP-binding protein, whose amino-acid sequence MPAERSMAFGPSARRLLGRLRPHRPQLVGVIGLAVLGVGLSVVGPKVLGHATDLIFAGVLGLRLPPGTTTEQAAAAARAAGDDSFADLITRMGVVPGAGIDTSALARVLLLALGLYVAAAALTWWQGWLLTGVVQRTVHRLREDVEAKLNRLPLPYFDRQPRGELLSRVTNDIDNISISLQQTLSQLLTSLLTVVGVLAMMFWISPLLALVALVAVPLSVVVTQRIAKRSQGQFIAQWTHTGELNGQVEEAFTGHELVKVFGRQREVQAAFAAKNEELFRASFGAQFISGIIMPAMMFIGNLSYVAIAVVGGLRVASGTMTLGDVQAFIQYSRQFTQPLTQVASMANLLQSGVASAERVFAVLDADEQTPDPAVPTRVTDPRGRVEFKHVSFRYAPEKPLIEDLSLVAEPGQTVAIVGPTGAGKTTLVNLIMRFYELDAGRITLDGVDTTRLTRDDLRGRVGMVLQDTWLFGGTIRDNIAYGRPGATEAEILAAARATFVDRFVRSLPDGYDTVIDEDGSNVSAGEKQLITIARAFLAEPSLLILDEATSSVDTRTEVLLQRAMAALRSDRTSFVIAHRLSTIRDADLILMMEDGRIVEQGTHDDLLAADGAYARLHRAQFSRATAGEPEPAVAR is encoded by the coding sequence ATGCCCGCCGAACGGTCGATGGCCTTCGGGCCGTCGGCCCGGCGGCTGCTCGGGCGGCTGCGACCGCACCGCCCCCAGTTGGTCGGGGTGATCGGGCTCGCGGTGCTCGGCGTCGGGCTCAGCGTGGTCGGGCCGAAGGTGCTCGGGCACGCCACCGACCTGATCTTCGCCGGGGTGCTGGGCCTGCGGCTGCCGCCGGGTACGACGACCGAGCAGGCCGCGGCGGCGGCCCGGGCGGCGGGCGACGACAGCTTCGCCGACCTGATCACCCGGATGGGCGTGGTGCCCGGCGCGGGGATCGACACCTCGGCGCTGGCCCGGGTGCTGCTGCTGGCCCTCGGCCTCTACGTGGCGGCGGCCGCCCTGACCTGGTGGCAGGGGTGGCTGCTCACCGGCGTCGTGCAGCGGACCGTGCACCGGCTGCGCGAGGACGTGGAGGCGAAGCTCAACCGGCTGCCGCTGCCGTACTTCGACCGGCAGCCGCGCGGGGAACTGCTCAGCCGGGTCACCAACGACATCGACAACATCTCCATCAGCCTCCAGCAGACGCTGAGCCAGCTGCTCACCTCGCTGCTCACCGTCGTCGGCGTACTCGCCATGATGTTCTGGATCTCGCCGCTGCTGGCCCTGGTCGCGCTGGTCGCGGTGCCGCTGTCGGTCGTGGTCACCCAGCGGATCGCGAAGCGGTCGCAGGGCCAGTTCATCGCCCAGTGGACCCACACCGGCGAGCTGAACGGGCAGGTCGAGGAGGCGTTCACCGGCCACGAGCTGGTCAAGGTCTTCGGCCGGCAGCGCGAGGTGCAGGCGGCCTTCGCCGCGAAGAACGAGGAGCTGTTCCGGGCCAGCTTCGGTGCCCAGTTCATCTCCGGGATCATCATGCCGGCGATGATGTTCATCGGGAACCTCAGCTACGTGGCGATCGCCGTGGTCGGCGGCCTGCGGGTGGCGTCGGGGACGATGACCCTGGGCGACGTGCAGGCGTTCATCCAGTACTCCCGCCAGTTCACCCAGCCGCTCACCCAGGTCGCGTCGATGGCGAACCTGCTCCAGTCCGGGGTGGCCTCCGCCGAGCGGGTGTTCGCGGTGCTCGACGCCGACGAGCAGACCCCGGACCCGGCCGTGCCGACCCGGGTCACCGACCCGCGCGGACGGGTCGAGTTCAAGCACGTCTCCTTCCGGTACGCCCCGGAGAAGCCGCTGATCGAGGACCTGTCGCTGGTCGCCGAACCCGGGCAGACGGTGGCCATCGTCGGGCCCACCGGCGCCGGCAAGACCACCCTGGTCAACCTGATCATGCGCTTCTACGAACTGGACGCCGGGCGGATCACCCTCGACGGGGTGGACACCACCCGGCTCACCCGCGACGACCTGCGCGGTCGGGTCGGCATGGTGCTCCAGGACACGTGGCTCTTCGGCGGGACGATCCGCGACAACATCGCGTACGGGCGACCGGGCGCCACCGAGGCGGAGATCCTGGCGGCGGCACGGGCGACGTTCGTCGACCGCTTCGTCCGCAGCCTCCCGGACGGCTACGACACCGTCATCGACGAGGACGGAAGCAACGTCAGCGCCGGTGAGAAGCAGCTCATCACCATCGCCCGCGCGTTCCTGGCCGAGCCGTCCCTGCTGATCCTCGACGAGGCGACCAGCTCGGTGGACACGAGGACGGAGGTGCTGCTCCAGCGGGCGATGGCGGCGCTGCGGTCGGACCGCACCAGCTTCGTCATCGCGCACCGGCTGTCCACGATCCGCGACGCCGACCTGATCCTGATGATGGAGGACGGCCGGATCGTCGAGCAGGGCACGCACGACGATCTACTCGCCGCCGACGGGGCGTACGCGCGTCTCCATCGGGCCCAGTTCAGCCGGGCGACGGCGGGCGAGCCCGAGCCGGCGGTGGCGCGGTGA
- a CDS encoding MarR family winged helix-turn-helix transcriptional regulator, whose translation MDLIRLDDVPLGRLLVVAGHLTSQRWNRWLAEEHGLTQAGMVTLLTLAEHGELPHRAVAERCFVKPATLTGIVDTLERDGLVERQRHATDRRSVKLALTPTGRARADALRAMMRSDRPLTPVDADPAKAAVVREFLLAVIGSADAAMPEGGPTC comes from the coding sequence ATGGACCTGATCCGCCTCGACGACGTCCCACTCGGGCGGCTGCTGGTGGTGGCCGGGCACCTCACCAGCCAGCGGTGGAACCGCTGGCTCGCCGAGGAGCACGGCCTCACCCAGGCCGGCATGGTCACCCTGCTGACCCTGGCCGAGCACGGCGAGCTGCCGCACCGCGCGGTGGCCGAGCGGTGCTTCGTCAAGCCGGCCACCCTGACCGGCATCGTCGACACCCTGGAACGCGACGGCCTGGTCGAGCGGCAGCGGCACGCCACCGACCGGCGCAGCGTCAAACTGGCGCTCACCCCCACCGGGCGGGCCCGCGCCGACGCGCTCCGGGCGATGATGCGCTCCGACCGTCCACTCACCCCGGTCGACGCCGACCCGGCGAAGGCGGCGGTGGTCCGGGAATTCCTGCTCGCGGTCATCGGCAGCGCGGACGCCGCCATGCCGGAGGGCGGTCCGACGTGCTGA
- a CDS encoding TetR/AcrR family transcriptional regulator, with protein sequence MTGTGSYHHGDLRRTLITAAAEVIEESGPAALSLRDLARRAGVSHAAPAHHFGDKAGLLTALAVEGFDLLAEALHAADGGLVEAGVAYVDFAVRHRAHFEVMFRPDLYRADAPELAAARERSGAALHAGVAELPPGHGTAGDAAGDALAAWSIVHGFATLWNAGALPPDTGDDPRAAARAVIRRLFGPR encoded by the coding sequence ATGACTGGCACCGGGAGCTACCACCACGGCGATCTGCGGCGCACCCTGATCACCGCGGCGGCCGAGGTGATCGAGGAGTCCGGGCCGGCGGCGCTGAGCCTGCGCGACCTCGCCCGGCGGGCCGGCGTGTCGCACGCGGCGCCCGCGCACCACTTCGGCGACAAGGCCGGCCTGCTCACCGCGCTCGCGGTGGAGGGCTTCGACCTGCTCGCCGAGGCGCTGCACGCTGCCGACGGCGGTCTGGTGGAAGCCGGGGTGGCCTACGTGGACTTCGCGGTGCGGCACCGGGCGCACTTCGAGGTGATGTTCCGCCCCGACCTCTACCGGGCGGACGCGCCGGAGTTGGCAGCCGCGAGGGAGCGGTCGGGGGCGGCTCTGCACGCGGGAGTCGCGGAACTCCCGCCGGGCCACGGCACGGCGGGCGACGCCGCCGGGGACGCCCTCGCCGCCTGGTCGATCGTGCACGGCTTCGCCACGCTCTGGAACGCTGGCGCCCTGCCGCCAGACACCGGCGACGACCCGCGGGCGGCGGCGCGGGCCGTCATCCGCCGCCTTTTCGGGCCCCGCTGA
- a CDS encoding DoxX family membrane protein has protein sequence MIPLIALVAGAAVARLAGLAGVDAVDGWQPALRVGLALMFVLTGAAHFGPRRRADLVAMVPPRLPRPELLVTLTGVLELLGAVALLVPATARWAAAGLAVLMVAMFPANVSAARRRLTLAGRPVTPIGVRSALQVLFVATAVAISFGP, from the coding sequence TTGATTCCACTGATCGCCCTGGTGGCCGGAGCCGCCGTGGCCCGACTGGCCGGCCTGGCCGGCGTGGACGCGGTCGACGGGTGGCAGCCGGCCCTGCGGGTGGGGCTGGCCCTCATGTTCGTCCTGACCGGCGCGGCCCACTTCGGCCCGCGACGCCGGGCCGACCTCGTGGCGATGGTGCCGCCCCGACTCCCGCGCCCCGAACTCCTGGTCACGCTGACCGGGGTGCTCGAACTGCTCGGAGCCGTGGCGCTGCTCGTCCCGGCCACCGCCCGGTGGGCCGCCGCCGGCCTGGCGGTGCTGATGGTCGCCATGTTCCCGGCGAACGTGTCGGCGGCCCGGCGTCGCCTCACCCTGGCGGGCCGCCCGGTGACGCCGATCGGCGTCCGCTCGGCTCTCCAGGTGCTCTTCGTCGCCACCGCCGTCGCAATTTCGTTTGGCCCCTGA
- a CDS encoding ABC transporter ATP-binding protein — MLIRLLRTHLRPYRRPLAAVVALQFVGTMASLYLPSLNADIIDLGIARGDTGYIVRTGGWMLAVSLVQIVCAIAAVYLGARTAAAFGRDVRAAVFAHVNRFSAREVARFGAPSLITRNTNDVQQVQVLVLMSAIALVAAPIMSVGGVVMALREDVGLSWLMLVSVPVLAVGLGLVIRRMVPGFRLMQTRIDTVNRVLREQITGIRVVRAFVREPYETARFAVANTDLTATALRTGRLGALIFPVVMLVLNVSSVAVLWFGAQRVGAGAIEVGALTAFLQYLMQILMAVMMATFMLMMVPRAAVCAERVVEVLDTDSSVTPPARPVTELPRRAELELRDVRFQYPGAAEPVLRDVSFRVAPGTTTAVVGGTGAGKTTLLSLAPRLVDVTSGAVLVNGVDVRDLAPDELWRRIGLVPQRPYLFSGTVASNLRLGNPDATEAELWAALEVAQARDFVEAMPEGLDAPIAQGGTNVSGGQRQRLAIARALVRRPEIYLFDDSFSALDLGTDARLRAALRPVTEDAAVVIVAQRVSTIVDADQIVVLEGGSVVGVGRHAELLADCPTYAEIVASQQTTGVTA, encoded by the coding sequence GTGCTGATCCGGCTGCTGCGCACGCACCTGCGCCCGTACCGCCGCCCGTTGGCCGCGGTGGTGGCCCTCCAGTTCGTCGGCACGATGGCCTCGCTCTACCTGCCGAGCCTCAACGCCGACATCATCGACCTCGGCATCGCCCGGGGCGACACCGGCTACATCGTCCGGACCGGCGGCTGGATGCTCGCGGTCAGCCTGGTCCAGATCGTCTGTGCGATCGCCGCCGTCTACCTCGGCGCCCGCACCGCGGCAGCCTTCGGCCGGGACGTCCGGGCGGCGGTCTTCGCGCACGTGAACCGCTTCTCCGCCCGCGAGGTCGCCCGGTTCGGCGCCCCGTCGCTGATCACCCGCAACACCAACGACGTGCAGCAGGTGCAGGTGCTCGTGCTGATGAGCGCCATCGCGCTGGTGGCCGCGCCGATCATGAGCGTCGGCGGCGTGGTGATGGCGCTGCGCGAGGACGTCGGGCTGTCCTGGCTGATGCTCGTCAGCGTGCCGGTGCTGGCCGTCGGCCTGGGCCTGGTGATCCGGCGGATGGTGCCCGGGTTCCGCCTCATGCAGACCCGCATCGACACGGTGAACCGGGTACTGCGCGAGCAGATCACCGGCATCCGCGTCGTCCGGGCGTTCGTCCGGGAGCCGTACGAGACGGCACGTTTCGCCGTCGCCAACACCGACCTGACCGCGACGGCCCTGCGGACCGGCCGGCTGGGTGCCCTGATCTTCCCCGTCGTGATGCTGGTGCTCAACGTCTCCAGCGTCGCGGTGCTGTGGTTCGGCGCCCAGCGGGTGGGCGCCGGCGCGATCGAGGTCGGCGCGCTCACCGCCTTCCTGCAGTACCTGATGCAGATCCTGATGGCCGTCATGATGGCCACCTTCATGCTGATGATGGTGCCGCGGGCGGCGGTCTGCGCCGAGCGCGTCGTCGAGGTGCTGGACACCGACTCCTCGGTGACGCCCCCGGCGCGCCCGGTCACCGAGCTGCCGCGGCGGGCCGAGCTGGAGCTGCGGGACGTGCGCTTCCAGTACCCGGGCGCGGCCGAGCCGGTGCTGCGGGACGTCTCGTTCCGGGTGGCGCCGGGCACGACCACGGCGGTCGTCGGCGGCACCGGCGCCGGTAAGACCACCCTGCTCTCCCTGGCCCCGCGGCTCGTCGACGTGACCTCCGGCGCGGTGCTGGTGAACGGGGTGGACGTCCGGGACCTTGCGCCCGACGAGCTGTGGCGGCGGATCGGCCTGGTGCCGCAGCGCCCCTACCTGTTCAGCGGCACGGTGGCGAGCAACCTCCGGCTCGGCAACCCGGACGCGACCGAGGCCGAGCTGTGGGCGGCGCTGGAGGTGGCGCAGGCGCGCGACTTCGTCGAGGCGATGCCCGAAGGGCTGGACGCGCCGATCGCGCAGGGCGGCACCAACGTCTCCGGCGGCCAGCGGCAGCGGCTGGCGATCGCCCGGGCCCTGGTACGCCGGCCGGAGATCTACCTGTTCGACGACTCGTTCTCGGCGCTCGACCTGGGCACCGACGCGCGGCTGCGGGCGGCGTTGCGGCCGGTCACCGAAGACGCGGCGGTCGTCATCGTGGCGCAGCGGGTCTCCACGATCGTCGACGCCGACCAGATCGTCGTCCTGGAGGGCGGGTCGGTGGTCGGGGTCGGTCGGCACGCGGAACTGCTGGCGGACTGCCCCACGTACGCCGAGATCGTCGCGTCCCAGCAGACCACGGGGGTGACGGCGTGA